The Deltaproteobacteria bacterium genome includes a window with the following:
- a CDS encoding aldehyde dehydrogenase family protein — protein MPTGPRLKSSYPYYLANEPVAANADLPVENKYTGEVATRVALADDAAIDAAIAAAVQAAAELRRWPAYRRQQVLDHCVARFRERADELAYMLCVEAGKPIKDSRGEVTRLIDTFRVAAEEATRIGGEVLPLDISARAANYRGMYKRVPIGPCSFITPFNFPLNLAAHKVAPAIAAGCPFVLKPASLTPLGALTIGEILAETDLPRGAFSILPCRRDGADRFTTDDRLKLLSFTGSPEVGWDLKARAGKKRVVLELGGNAAVVVCEDADLDDAVARIIIGAFYQSGQSCIGVQRILAHESIYGELRDRLVAATRELVMGDPLDEATFIGPMISDKEAARLHGWIHAAVGAGARLLCGGGRDGRMVEPTLLENVPRDQPAYCREAFGPMALLAPFSDFDAALAEVNDSAFGLQAGVFTRDLYRAQRAWDELEVGGVIIGDVPSWRVDNMPYGGVKDSGLGREGLRWAIEDMTEIRLLVTRTP, from the coding sequence AGGTCGCGACCCGGGTCGCCCTCGCCGACGATGCGGCGATCGACGCGGCGATCGCTGCGGCCGTTCAGGCGGCGGCCGAGCTGCGCCGGTGGCCGGCGTACCGCCGCCAACAGGTCCTCGACCACTGCGTGGCGCGGTTCCGCGAGCGGGCCGACGAGCTGGCCTACATGCTGTGCGTCGAGGCGGGCAAGCCGATCAAGGACAGTCGCGGCGAGGTGACGCGCCTGATCGACACGTTCCGCGTCGCGGCCGAGGAGGCGACGCGCATCGGCGGCGAGGTGCTGCCGCTCGACATCAGTGCGCGCGCGGCCAACTACCGCGGGATGTACAAGCGGGTTCCGATCGGGCCGTGCTCGTTCATCACGCCGTTCAACTTTCCGCTCAACCTCGCCGCGCACAAGGTGGCGCCGGCGATCGCCGCCGGCTGTCCGTTCGTGCTCAAGCCGGCCAGCCTCACGCCGCTCGGCGCGCTCACGATCGGCGAGATCCTCGCGGAGACCGACCTGCCGCGCGGCGCGTTTTCGATCCTGCCGTGCCGTCGCGACGGCGCCGACCGGTTCACGACCGACGACCGGCTCAAGCTGCTGTCGTTCACCGGGTCGCCCGAGGTCGGCTGGGATCTCAAGGCGCGCGCCGGCAAGAAAAGGGTCGTGCTCGAACTCGGCGGCAACGCGGCGGTCGTCGTGTGCGAGGACGCCGACCTGGACGACGCCGTCGCCCGCATCATCATCGGTGCGTTCTACCAGTCGGGCCAGAGCTGCATCGGCGTCCAGCGCATCCTCGCGCACGAGTCGATCTACGGCGAGCTGCGCGACCGGCTCGTCGCCGCCACCCGCGAACTCGTGATGGGCGACCCGCTGGACGAAGCCACGTTCATCGGGCCGATGATCTCGGACAAGGAGGCGGCGCGACTGCACGGCTGGATCCACGCCGCGGTCGGCGCCGGTGCGCGCCTGCTGTGCGGCGGCGGCCGCGACGGCCGCATGGTGGAGCCGACCCTGCTCGAGAACGTTCCGCGCGACCAGCCCGCGTACTGCCGCGAGGCGTTCGGGCCGATGGCGCTGCTGGCGCCGTTTTCCGACTTCGACGCGGCGCTCGCGGAGGTCAACGACAGCGCGTTCGGCCTGCAGGCGGGCGTGTTCACCCGCGACCTGTACCGCGCGCAGCGCGCGTGGGACGAACTCGAGGTCGGCGGCGTGATCATCGGCGACGTGCCGTCGTGGCGCGTCGACAACATGCCCTACGGCGGGGTCAAGGACAGCGGCCTGGGGCGCGAGGGATTGCGCTGGGCGATCGAGGACATGACCGAGATCCGGCTGCTCGTGACGCGCACGCCGTAG